From a single Nostoc sp. MS1 genomic region:
- a CDS encoding TspO/MBR family protein: MIPSWMVIGAVAFAVEFGSFFITPRDVKWFAQLSRPRWLVFEPLIPFIWTAIFICGAASAYIVWEHNPGSIVTWLLMGLYLLVEIITVTYIPLMLRFRSLKTGEIIGLSGFIAGVVLAIAVLPISAIATILLVPYLL; encoded by the coding sequence ATGATACCTTCTTGGATGGTAATTGGGGCTGTAGCTTTTGCAGTGGAATTTGGTAGTTTCTTTATAACTCCCCGCGATGTTAAATGGTTTGCTCAATTAAGTCGCCCCAGATGGCTAGTTTTTGAGCCACTTATTCCCTTTATTTGGACTGCAATTTTTATTTGCGGTGCAGCTTCCGCCTACATTGTTTGGGAACATAACCCAGGTAGTATTGTTACTTGGCTGCTAATGGGTCTATATCTCTTAGTAGAAATAATTACTGTAACTTACATACCTTTAATGTTGAGATTCCGCAGCCTCAAAACAGGAGAAATTATAGGCTTAAGCGGCTTCATTGCAGGTGTTGTTTTAGCGATCGCTGTATTACCCATTTCCGCAATTGCCACAATATTACTGGTTCCTTATTTACTCTGA
- a CDS encoding TspO/MBR family protein has translation MIKSWMVIGGVAILVALAANFITPSDRKWFKRLQRPRWLTFEAAIPVIWTIIFICGAWSAYIVWEKNPGTNTTWIIMGLYLLLEIVTIAYTPVMFRLRSLQIGTIVGGTGLILSIILTLFVLSISGWAALLLVPYLLWSPIGTYTTWQMVHLNPQDA, from the coding sequence ATGATTAAGTCTTGGATGGTGATTGGAGGTGTAGCTATTTTAGTCGCCTTAGCTGCTAACTTCATTACACCTAGCGATCGCAAATGGTTTAAACGCCTACAAAGACCTAGATGGCTAACCTTTGAAGCTGCAATTCCTGTAATCTGGACTATAATATTTATCTGTGGTGCTTGGTCAGCTTATATTGTATGGGAAAAGAATCCAGGAACTAATACAACCTGGATCATCATGGGATTATATTTACTACTAGAAATTGTCACGATCGCCTATACACCTGTAATGTTCAGGCTGCGTAGTCTTCAGATAGGTACAATTGTTGGCGGTACAGGTTTAATTCTCAGCATAATTCTAACTTTATTCGTCCTCTCTATTTCTGGCTGGGCTGCATTATTATTAGTCCCTTATTTACTGTGGAGTCCAATTGGTACTTACACAACTTGGCAAATGGTTCATCTCAACCCTCAAGATGCTTAA